In Glycine max cultivar Williams 82 chromosome 10, Glycine_max_v4.0, whole genome shotgun sequence, the DNA window TCGTCACCCTGGAAATGTCTTAAACAAGCCTCCAGCCGGTCATGGTCAGCCTTTATCTTTGTCAACTCCTCCTTATGGTATCGCTCCATCTTCGTGATGCGGTTTTGGAGTTACTGTAGAGTATTTGTGTTTGTCATAGATACCAGATGAGGATGAGAGTCTTTGAGAGAAGTCTCATGTCTAAGGCCAGATCGAGTGCTAACCATGTGTGTATGTGAGAGAGAGTTAACGAGAGGTTGGGGTATGCTTTACATGGCCCCATGGTGGGTGCCAAATGTCCTTACCAAAATCCAAAATCGTGACACGTCAAGGTTGACGCGGTGAGTGTGAGGTTCCAGACCTTACATGTTGGCTTGGAGGAGTGACTTTGTTAAGAGGACAAATGGAggacctgcaaaacaaaggacTCTAATGCTCAAGTAAGAATATGAGTTAGGAGAATCAAACAAGTATATGCTTAAGTAAAGTTCGTATAAGCGAACGAGAGAGAGGGACAAGCTTGCTGCTCCTGTGCTGAGTGTGTGATGGAATGTGTAAAGGGTTCAATGGAACCTGTATTTATAGTAGTTGAGCGTGACTGTTGGTCCTTTTTTGTATGAGCTGTTGTAGCCTTTGTAGATAATTCCCAACTTGTAGATAATAGCCAGAAGCTTATAGATAATGCTAgagataaatatttgtttatagataaaaagtagaagataattataccttgtagataatgtgtgaccttatagataattaattaccttccaataaataaaataatcaaatacatGTGAATATTAATAAGTTAAAGATAATCTGTTTGTTGGGGAGCCCGACTGCTGAGGGTTGAGCGTCCACCCTCATGTAGTATGGCTAATATGGAGGATTGACACTTGTCTCTAGGTGCCAAGTAAGATGTCACCTGTATTTTGTGGGTCCTAGACAATACATTTTGCATATGATTttacttaatatattttctatacttttttactaatgttaaggattattatttgttttacaaatttgaaaaataataaaaagacttaaattgaaataaaaatattaaaatgtactaaacatatttatttaacaaaatattaaaatgctttgttactaatattatcaaataatattaacttataatttatcaaataatattaatttttttaaaaaataatttttacgattatcattaagtaaattaataatttcgtacaatagtattaattaattttaatttatgaatgattttaatattaacaacaaaaaataatttagtaacaaaagtaattattaaaataaataatataaattaaatacaagcataaaattaaaaaatagaaataatattagTCATCAATTTGCTTGTATGGACAATTACTAGAGTTCTATACAATGAACATTTCTTAGACCTATTTGAAATTAGTTCATCTATCTCATTATGTATACAATTAGTGGtagtacattttaatatttttatttaaattaaatattaaataaaaatatagaaaatattaaataaaaaacaacatacaaaaatatagaaaatattaaataaaataatatcaaaatattaaaataaaaaacataaatttgttaatgataaaaaaagttgtttatgactttgaagtcataaataatttacgacttttaaaaaattatatataactttaaagttgtattgaaaaaaattgaaattgtaaacttttttatgagatcaatgaaaaaaaataattaaaatcataatataatttacaactTTATGCTCATAAGTTATAAGATATCTAacgattttttttcctttttaagtattaatttaaattttatttagtcattttggaaaaaaaattaccccCTTATTATCATTTCACCCCAAAACTTCCTATAAACTATCCCATTGACTTTACGTAACAATGCTGACGAGTTCTGGATCTGCAGGCTGtagtagatattttttttattcataatcatTTACATCAACAATTATGATATTATCTTTTTGCTAGGAATGAGTACATATAAATAGGTGTGATTCATTTAAGGTTCGATGGTGAAAATGTTTTAGATGGATTGAATAAGTTTGGTTTgcaaaataaatagatttttttaagaatcatATCCGGTATGTAAAAGTTCATGAATAAACAGTCCAatgaaaaatgtataaaattaaaagttaaaaaatcaagttcattttttaagttaaaatatatcacaataaaatatactatcattttaaacatatataacaaattaataatatcaacctaaattaaagattaagatcttaaataacaaattaacaatacaTTAGATTTAAGCAGATTAAACATAGTGTGTGAGTCTATGGATAAAATCCATTCCATCCACAAACTTAATACATCATACTCAAAAACTGTATGcctatcaaaaaaaaaaaactcaaaaactctatataattatataatttttttataaaaaaacatattatttgtttgattaATAAATCCGAATCTGTATattcaccctttttttttttttgcatatggcaatattatttttacaagaGTTACTATGGAGGAGGCTAATCATGTATGCTATTCTTATGACTTACGAAGCAACTTCAGGCTAAAATGTCAATCTCAACAAATTTGAGCTCTTATGTAGTCTAAATGTGCTTTATACCAGAAATATTAAGCTTCAATAGCTTCTTGGTGTTAAGGCAATGGGAAATTCGATATCTGGGTCTTCGTGCCATCATTGGTAGGTTCAAAATTCAAGTTTTCCAATTTAATCGAGATAGTTTGAAAGAAACTTAAaggatggaaaaaaaatatcatttctcAAGCAGAGAGATAAGTCCTCATCAAAGCGATAAAACAAGGCATTCCTTCTTATCTCATTTTGATTGCAACACCTATAAATATATCTTCATTTATTATTAgtctttgaatttttatattagttttaatcttcattttttatgtatagttttaatattattcattaatttattttttttaaaataatctctATCAATGTGAAGGAAtgacttaacataaaaataGACACAAAATTGTTCATCATCAGTtaataacatgattttttttcttaaaacttataagattaaaatagacaaaaaatttTAGAGACAGAAATTAAAActtgtatttatatttatgaaaattgaaaacatatttaatcttTACTTTAAATAACTTACACACACTAATCACCCCAAAAGATTTTATGAATACTTCAAAGTTTTACTAACatcaaatcatttttattcAGCATACACAACAATAGGTAGACTCTttacatgaaaattatttttattcagaGTACACTACAATAGGACTCCTTACTTGTGAAGTGCCATCATCCCAaaccaaagaagaagaaactatACCCACATTAATTCTCCCTTCAATCCTAAGAGTGAAGGACTTCTTTTGACCCACAAATGAGAAGGACAAAACTTCTGGCTCCACTATAATGTTTAACAAAGATGGAGGTGCAATTACTCTAGCTTTATATTTTGATGTAGCAGATCCAACATTGGTAACAGTTCTATGGAAAACGCGACTAAAAAATGTTGGGGTGTTCATGGAGAGTGCAAAGGATGGGAGATTTAGATCCCAAACTGTTCCATTATTGGCTTGTGTACAACTGCTATTATCAGCTGTAATACTCCTTAGCTTTTTAGTATCATAACCTTGCCCACACAAAAACTTGACATAATCAATTTCATTGGCATCATATACTAAGCCAGGATTCAATGCTTTGATGGGGTTGATTTGTCCAGCACCATAAGCAAATTCAGCTTCAGGATTAAGTGCAATGCTCATTGGGGTAGCTGCAAATAAGTAAGCAACAATGTTGGTCATAATTAAACAAGCATAAACAAGATCGGTCCAATGGTAAGAGGAGTTTAAAtccaatttaaaaagaaaatcttttACTTTTAAAGAAAGCATTAGATGTTAGACTTTTTTGTCAACCTGTAATAATCTAAAACCAACATTCATTTGacgattttatatattattccttaatttaaaaagaaaaagaagttataTTTATGTGATTTTAGAAATTGAGAACACTCATTCATTAATTACCAGTAGTCATTAATGCTGATTTGATTGTTGCAGGAGACCAATCAGGATGAAATGATTTGATATAGGCAGCTGCTGCAGTAACATGAGGGCATGCCATTGAGGTGCCTGATATTATATTGTAGTTTCCATTTCTCTCATCACCTTTGACCCCAGCAACAGGACTAATTGGAGACCATGCAGCCAAAATGTCAACTCCAGGAGCAGCTAAATCAGGctacaaaataaagaaataattaaaataagaaaaggagATGTTGGAAAAtacaaattgttaattttttatgtatattaattatactattattttagtCTAAAAAATGATGGTAATTCATATAAAccaatttttatgtatattttaatcTACACATGGTCCAAAATAAATGTGAGAAAGAGTAAaggtttaagaaaatatataatatcagacgtttatcttttatatatatatatgaagattaTATAAAGTTACCTTGAGAATGTTTGGAGTGATTGGATTTGGACCTCTAGATGAGAATGAAGCTATGTAAGGGGCTAACGAGTCTTTGCCTTCATTACTCTTAAATATAGTGGCAGTTGGATTACTGTAGTCAgacaattaataatttaatatcatataaattagtCACGTCTATaccgattttttatttttttttaatgagaggACGTATATACTGATTAAGAAAATGGTTTCTATGCATTACATATGATCCTAattaacgaaaaaaaaaaatataccctGTTAAATTTATGTAAGAGTGTATGAGTGCCCCATCGTTTGAGCTAAGGTGGACGGCTGGTAATGCAAATGTATTTGCAACATCTTTTGACGCCAAACTTCTTAGTAAAATACCGGCTGCTCCAGAAGCCAATCCCAAAGATCTAGAACCAATCAAACCATCACACAGAACAATCTTTCCCTTCACCAAATCCTCATCCAAAGAATTTTGGATACATGACCTAAGGAGTGATTATGTTAGAATTTTGGATACAGTCTTGAAATTCAATATACAAAATAATGATATAACTGTGTGTGTGTTTGAGATAGAGACAGAGAGGTAAACCAGCAATTGTTTTCGGTAGATAGAAActagtaattattattagttggtACCTGGATATGGATCTATTGAATCCACCAGTGATGTTGGGTGCATCTCCAGCATAAATTAATGGATAACTTTCGTTTTTAAGATCAAATGTATTGACTGAAACTCCCTGAAAATTGAGTAAATTAAACTCTCAAGGTTAATTAATTGGTTGGTTTttcattaattagaaaaataatataggaAGAATCACCACTGATGTCAATACAGAAACctcacaagaaaagaaagaattaatGGAAAAGGAGACGGAGAGCATCAACTCTATCCATGAACTATGtccaaaataaatcaaacttgtaatttaaaaattgtgaaattgtattaaaaacaaaagaaatacatGCAGCTAAAAAAGTAGCTTGATTTAAATTGTAGCTAGATAggtaatataatatgataaaaaaggtaagaaaaagaaaaaagtttaattataagaaaatgttATATAAGTATGttgtgagataaaaaaaaaaaaaaactactcttAATTATCTTATAGACTTATAGACAATAAATATAAGATTGACTTAAttaatgataaagaaaaaaaaaagaaaaaagttatgaatttaaattctccacaaataaaaattaataattaacttttatggatctaaaaaaaattacctcaTAGACTGTGCCATCACCCAACTGAACAAGGGTAAAAAGCTTTCTGTCTGTAGTGCTTGCAGCCACAGAAAGTAACCACGGAGCATAAACAGACATTGTAGAAAGCTCTGGACCCTCATTACCAGCAGAATGGGACGTTAATATTCCTTTCTTCATTGCATGGAAAGCCCCAATGGCGAACACATCTTCAAAATAGTTGCGGTGATCGACACTCACAGGTCCCAAGGAAATGGAAATGACGTCAACATCATCTGCGATGGCTTCATCGAATGCTTGAAGGATGTCGGCATCATCGCAGCCAGATGACCAACAAGGTTTGTACACCGCGATTCGTGCCGATGGAACTCCTCCTCTTGCTGTCCCTGAGGCAAGGCCAAAGAAGCTTGTGGACTCAACTGAGTTTCCAGCAGCAGTGGATGCACAGTGAGTTCCATGGCCATTTGAATCCCTGGGTGATATTATGTCATCTTCTCCAAATGAACCATCCATGCGGAAATATTTTGCTCCAATTATTTTGCTACAATCAAGTTATGATAActgttataaataaattagaagataaaatctTTGAGAAAAAGTTTTTGGTCTTGTTCTCCGTTTAGAATTAAAGTTTtgcaataatttatattttgacatTTAGAAGAAAGAAACTTTGGCAAAACATGGACGTAATGACGTAATTCTTAATTACGTGTTTTTCGTGTTGTTCTCCATTCAAAATTGAAGCCTtgcttcaattatttattttaacatttgatacaaacatttattatatatatattattgaggtaaaattataatttagatgTCAGTAGTATAATACTAAAAACACATTTGGAACCACTATATTTTAAATAGGGTTGGCTTAAACTTGGCAAATGTTGTATAGGACACTCGTTAATGaagtaaaagaataattttttttgttaaactgCTAAAAAAACATGTCttctatcattttaaaatttcttttcatatgattttcaataaaagttTTCCCTTCGAATTCCTTGATTAAAGGAGTAGATTAGCCAAAGACCCAAATAGTTTTATGAGAATAGAAAACacatttattatacttttatatttttaatataataaatgcatGTTAATTTCAATGAAGGATTTCTACTTTTAATTGCTTAAAATCATTgttcgatgttaacaaaaaaataaactattaaaGTACTTGTATAACAAATATCATTTACTTGTTGCAGGTAAAGTTATGGCAAGTGCCCTTCCATTTTTGTGGTGGTGGACCAAATCCTTTGTCATTAAAACTATCAGACTCTGGCCAAATTCCGAAATCTATTACTCCAACAATTATGTCGCTCTCTATACTTGTTCTTTTGACATTCTGAGAAAAGCCTATGAAGTCCCAAGACTTTGTTGTTTGCAacttattctttttgttttggaagACCGAAACCACACCATCCAATCCTAAGCATGTAAAAATATCATAACTCAAAACAAATACACataaggattgattgaaattaagatagaaagaaagagagatgcATCTGATCACAATACCTGCCATTCTCGCTGCTTCCTCTTCTGTTAGCTTTGCAACAAATCCATTAAAACTCTTCTTGTAGCTATGTAGCAAAGCATCTGGGGCAAATTTGCTGGatatggaagccatttgatatggtaagcaaatattttttatttgatccgaaattctttttccttttgttttttacatATCTTCTCCTTTGAAGACAAATCggaaatatcatcataattacaTCGTTGGACATATACATTGTATTTACGTCTACTAATGTAACCATTATAGACAATTTCATTGTagtattgaaaataaattatattattgatatatcatatatatatatatatatatatggttaatataataaactatattgttttctttttactcAAACGAAAATGAACAAACCTGCCGAGGATGTTTTGAACCATACTAATGTGAAGTAATTCTGTGGATTGGACGACTCCCTTGGGATGATCACCCATGTAAACAATGTAGGTCTGTATGCATAGCATATGTTCAAGGTGCAAaatgaattagaaaaaaatttacttaaaaaaataggagatAGATATACTATTTACCTGT includes these proteins:
- the LOC100801111 gene encoding cucumisin, producing the protein MGDHPKGVVQSTELLHISMVQNILGSKFAPDALLHSYKKSFNGFVAKLTEEEAARMAGLDGVVSVFQNKKNKLQTTKSWDFIGFSQNVKRTSIESDIIVGVIDFGIWPESDSFNDKGFGPPPQKWKGTCHNFTCNNKIIGAKYFRMDGSFGEDDIISPRDSNGHGTHCASTAAGNSVESTSFFGLASGTARGGVPSARIAVYKPCWSSGCDDADILQAFDEAIADDVDVISISLGPVSVDHRNYFEDVFAIGAFHAMKKGILTSHSAGNEGPELSTMSVYAPWLLSVAASTTDRKLFTLVQLGDGTVYEGVSVNTFDLKNESYPLIYAGDAPNITGGFNRSISRSCIQNSLDEDLVKGKIVLCDGLIGSRSLGLASGAAGILLRSLASKDVANTFALPAVHLSSNDGALIHSYINLTGNPTATIFKSNEGKDSLAPYIASFSSRGPNPITPNILKPDLAAPGVDILAAWSPISPVAGVKGDERNGNYNIISGTSMACPHVTAAAAYIKSFHPDWSPATIKSALMTTATPMSIALNPEAEFAYGAGQINPIKALNPGLVYDANEIDYVKFLCGQGYDTKKLRSITADNSSCTQANNGTVWDLNLPSFALSMNTPTFFSRVFHRTVTNVGSATSKYKARVIAPPSLLNIIVEPEVLSFSFVGQKKSFTLRIEGRINVGIVSSSLVWDDGTSQVRSPIVVYSE